A portion of the Halodesulfovibrio aestuarii DSM 17919 = ATCC 29578 genome contains these proteins:
- a CDS encoding tetratricopeptide repeat protein, with translation MSISNIVSRVALIGIFVVMVAGCTGVKGQYYLGMEKYSQGQKDFEQAVAENPDDAMSHYFLGRMLLAQDKPEAALKHLKKAVALEPNDDDYQFWLGINYWSVMDYKNERKAYLRALQLNPDSTYAHLYLGHNYLDKREWQKAYDQYQIVLRKDEYDPEALFNTASALHGMKRYKREHKALLRYLKYYPDGHLALNAVASLNKLGDYSWRNFYIGKRKVSFETVKFEKETAEIKTETTASLKLLGAMLKNAPNLSVNVVVYVKGNKSLAKSRAVAIKNYITGYVPDVERNQLPISWFGQSEIVGSSNKTQKLPESVRFITKVN, from the coding sequence ATGAGCATATCTAACATAGTGTCCCGAGTTGCTTTGATTGGAATATTCGTTGTGATGGTGGCCGGCTGTACCGGAGTAAAAGGGCAATATTATCTTGGGATGGAAAAATATAGCCAAGGTCAAAAAGATTTTGAACAAGCTGTAGCTGAAAATCCAGATGACGCAATGTCTCATTACTTCCTTGGACGTATGCTCCTAGCACAAGATAAGCCGGAAGCAGCGCTTAAGCACCTAAAAAAGGCTGTAGCACTTGAACCTAATGACGATGACTACCAGTTCTGGCTTGGAATTAACTACTGGTCTGTCATGGATTATAAAAATGAGCGCAAGGCATATCTACGCGCATTACAGCTTAATCCCGATTCAACATATGCTCATTTGTATCTTGGGCACAATTATCTGGATAAACGAGAGTGGCAAAAAGCGTACGACCAATATCAGATAGTATTACGAAAAGACGAGTATGACCCTGAAGCGCTATTTAACACTGCTTCTGCTTTGCATGGGATGAAGCGTTATAAGCGAGAGCATAAGGCATTATTAAGATACCTTAAATACTACCCAGATGGTCACCTTGCTTTGAATGCAGTTGCCAGTCTTAACAAGCTTGGTGATTATTCTTGGCGTAATTTTTATATTGGTAAGCGAAAAGTAAGCTTTGAGACTGTAAAATTTGAAAAAGAAACAGCAGAAATAAAAACAGAAACAACAGCATCTTTAAAATTGTTAGGAGCAATGCTCAAAAATGCACCTAATCTTTCTGTCAATGTTGTTGTTTATGTAAAAGGGAATAAATCTCTTGCAAAATCACGAGCTGTTGCCATCAAAAATTATATAACTGGTTATGTTCCTGATGTTGAAAGAAACCAGCTACCTATTAGCTGGTTCGGACAGTCAGAAATTGTTGGTTCAAGCAATAAAACACAGAAGCTGCCTGAATCTGTACGATTTATTACAAAAGTGAACTAG